From Streptomyces sp. TLI_235, a single genomic window includes:
- a CDS encoding low temperature requirement protein LtrA, whose product MTTATGSTAAQGETELQGETELRVGPLELFFDLVFVFTITQLTASLVHHLTPGGLVRVLVMLAVIWWMYDAFIWLTNALSPSTHPRRAFLLLGMTGFLVVSLAVPHAFEGSGAAFGWAYLLVIAVHTGMFATTGVARGPVLRMGGLNLAIAALVVVGGYLQGTVQLALWTASLALQIANPYLVDLPQFHLRADHFVERHGLVVIVAFGESVVALGAGAAGHPELTPGPVGAAVCALAVCVGLWWAYFGHDDDERAVAVMTLLDDDRRNRIAIRVHNLGHYALLLAVILFAAGAESAVAHPTAALPTGQAAVLAAGPALFLVANTGIRNVFGLRPLLPRLVAAALVAATVPLGTRTAALVQLGAIAVLMAGAFGWEERHRLGRG is encoded by the coding sequence GTGACCACTGCCACCGGGAGCACCGCCGCCCAGGGCGAGACCGAACTCCAGGGCGAGACCGAACTGCGGGTCGGCCCGCTGGAGCTCTTCTTCGACCTCGTCTTCGTCTTCACCATCACCCAGCTGACCGCCAGCCTGGTCCACCACCTCACCCCCGGCGGGCTGGTGCGGGTCCTCGTGATGCTCGCGGTGATCTGGTGGATGTACGACGCGTTCATCTGGCTGACCAACGCGCTGTCGCCGTCCACCCACCCCCGGCGGGCCTTCCTGCTGCTCGGCATGACCGGGTTCCTGGTGGTCTCGCTCGCGGTGCCGCACGCCTTCGAGGGCAGCGGGGCCGCCTTCGGCTGGGCGTACCTGCTGGTGATCGCCGTGCACACCGGGATGTTCGCCACCACCGGGGTCGCCCGCGGGCCGGTGCTGCGGATGGGCGGGCTGAACCTGGCCATCGCGGCCCTGGTGGTGGTCGGCGGATACCTGCAGGGCACGGTCCAACTCGCCCTGTGGACGGCCTCGCTGGCGTTGCAGATCGCCAACCCGTACCTGGTCGACCTGCCGCAGTTCCACCTGCGGGCGGACCACTTCGTGGAGCGGCACGGGCTGGTGGTGATCGTGGCCTTCGGCGAGTCGGTGGTCGCCCTGGGCGCCGGGGCCGCGGGCCATCCGGAGCTCACCCCGGGGCCGGTCGGTGCGGCGGTCTGCGCGCTCGCGGTCTGCGTCGGCCTGTGGTGGGCCTACTTCGGGCACGACGACGACGAGCGGGCGGTCGCCGTGATGACGCTGCTGGACGACGACCGGCGCAACCGCATCGCGATCCGCGTCCACAACCTCGGCCACTACGCGCTGCTGCTCGCGGTGATCCTCTTCGCGGCCGGCGCCGAGTCGGCCGTCGCCCACCCGACCGCCGCCCTGCCCACCGGCCAGGCCGCCGTGCTGGCCGCCGGTCCGGCGCTCTTCCTGGTCGCCAACACCGGGATCCGGAACGTCTTCGGGCTGCGCCCGCTGCTGCCCCGCCTGGTGGCGGCGGCACTGGTGGCGGCGACCGTCCCGTTGGGCACCCGCACCGCCGCGCTGGTCCAACTCGGTGCGATCGCCGTCCTGATGGCGGGCGCCTTCGGTTGGGAGGAGCGGCACCGGCTCGGCCGCGGCTGA
- a CDS encoding protein-tyrosine phosphatase, giving the protein MTESEFDSAVDTDAAVTATTVSSGTAAADGGAPAGVPDRLDYQRSRPHPAVPDVPNFRDAGVGAVRPGVLFRSGTLALLTPQGAQALKALGIRVVVDLRTASERSRWPDERHGLDYLDHHLPLLPDRAETGVEWPSGALPVYLFMAETGGYAIAGTVRRLAAPDGTPAIVHCAVGKDRTGLTVAVLHHLAGLSEDEIVADFLRSNVHLGLDRGPVPYLDENGEEQLSHPVEAENLLAALTRMRELHGSIEGYLLAHGVTEEELAALRARLV; this is encoded by the coding sequence ATGACCGAGAGCGAGTTCGACTCCGCCGTCGACACCGACGCCGCTGTTACCGCCACCACCGTGTCCTCGGGGACGGCCGCCGCCGACGGCGGGGCCCCCGCCGGTGTCCCCGACCGCCTCGACTACCAACGGTCCCGGCCGCACCCGGCCGTCCCGGACGTGCCCAACTTCCGGGACGCCGGGGTGGGCGCCGTCCGCCCCGGCGTGCTGTTCCGCTCCGGCACCCTCGCCCTGCTCACCCCGCAGGGCGCCCAGGCGCTGAAGGCGCTCGGCATCCGGGTCGTGGTCGACCTGCGCACCGCGAGCGAGCGCAGCCGCTGGCCGGACGAGCGGCACGGCCTGGACTACCTGGACCACCACCTGCCGCTGCTGCCGGACCGGGCGGAGACCGGCGTCGAGTGGCCCTCCGGGGCGCTCCCGGTCTACCTGTTCATGGCCGAGACCGGCGGGTACGCGATCGCCGGGACGGTCCGCCGGCTCGCCGCGCCGGACGGTACACCCGCGATCGTCCACTGCGCCGTCGGCAAGGACCGCACCGGGCTGACCGTCGCCGTGCTGCACCACCTCGCGGGGCTCTCCGAGGACGAGATCGTCGCGGACTTCCTCCGCTCCAACGTGCACCTCGGCCTGGATCGCGGGCCCGTGCCCTACCTGGACGAGAACGGCGAGGAGCAACTCTCCCACCCGGTGGAGGCGGAGAACCTGCTCGCCGCCCTAACCCGGATGCGCGAACTGCACGGCTCGATCGAGGGCTACCTGCTCGCCCACGGCGTCACCGAGGAGGAACTCGCGGCGCTGCGCGCCAGGTTGGTCTGA